GGGGCTCCACTGCACTCTGAATGGCCAGGGTGAACAGCGGAATGGTGGGGCCCAGACCAATCCCGATCAGGAACATCTTCCAGGACACCGAGAACTGGGTGGCATTGATGTCCAGTGTGAAGGCCATCAGGGCAAAGGCAGTGGCCAGAATCACCATGGCAACCAGCAGGATGATCTTGTAGCGGTTGAGTCTGGCGACCAGTTGACCGCTGAAAACATTGCCCAGAACAATCCCGAAGGTCAGGGGCAGGGTGGTGAGGCCCGAGCGGGTGGCAGACAGGCCCACCACGTTCACCATGAAGAGGGGCAGAAAGACCACTGCGGCAAAGAAGGCTGCACCTGCCACAAAAGCGGCCACGTTGCCCCAGGCAAAAGCCCGGATGCCGAACAGTTCCATGTTGATGATGGGATCTTTGACCCGCTTTTCAGTGAAGTAGAAGGTGATCCAGCCCACCACAGACAGGGCGAACATGGAGAGGATCTGCCAGGAGCTCCACAGGAAGCCGCCAGAGCCTTCAGTGACTTCATTTTTACCCAGGGAGAGAGCAATCAGCAGGGGAACAGCAGCCACCAGCAACCAGAAGGTGCCTGCCCAGTCCACTTTGGGTCGGTTGTTGCCCCAGTCGCGCTTCAGGGAGGGCATGCGGCTGAGGATGAAGACAATGGCAATGGCTCCCAGAGGCACGTTCACATAGAAAATCCAGTGCCAGGAGAAGCTGTCCGTGAGCCATCCACCCAGCAATGGACCAATGACGCTGGAAATCCCGAACATGGCTCCAAAGAGGCCACCAAATTTGGCCCGCTGCTGTGGGGGAAAAATGTCAGCAATGGCGGCCAGTGCGGTGGTGAACAGGGCAGCGGAGCCCAGACCCTGAATCCCACGGAACCACACCAGTTCCATCCCGTTCTGGGCCAGACCGCACAACACAGATCCAAACAGGAAGATGGACAGACCGGTCATGTAAATGCGTCTGCGTCCGTAAATGTCTCCCAGTTTGCCCCAGACGGGCACCATCACGGTGCTGGCCAGCAAATAAGAGGTGGTCAGCCAGGAAAAGAGGGCTGCGGGGATGTCCAGGTCCTTCTGGATGATGGGGGCTGCGGTGGCCACAATGGTCTGGTCCAGGGCAGAGAGGAAAATCCCGAGCATGAGACCCACCAGGGTGAAGGTGGCCTGCTGCTGGGTCAATTTGGGCATCTCGCTGGAGGGGCCAGCCTGAGATGGGCCCTGATTGGGCCGGGCATTCTGGGGGGTTTCGGTCATGCCTTGTCTCCTGGGGTTTGAATGTCTTCAAGGGCGTCTGTAAGTTTTTCCATGCCGTAAGTGAACATCTCCAGATACTGTGTGGGAAAACCTTGCAAAGCCTGCGCAATGATGCCGTGCATCAGGTCACGGGCCTGTTGCAAAACTTCTTCTCCTTTTGCAGTGAGGTGGAGTTTGACCCTGCGTGAATCTTCGCTGTCCAGTTGCCGTTCCAGCAGTCCCAGTTTCTGCACTTCCTCGATCATGCGGGAAACCTGGCTGGGACCCACGGACATGCAACCAGAAAGGTTGGTGGGGTAAATCTTGCCTTCCTCCACAAACCCCAGCAGCACAAAATGCTTGAATTCGATCCCATACTGCTCTTGCAGCATGGGGGCCACGTTCTGCTTCATCACCTGCAGGGATTTCCACAGCGACCGGCCAATCCGGGTGCTGCACTGGGTGACGTTGGGAAGATCTTCCATATGGATATATTTATAACACGAAAATAATTCCAAAATGAAACTATTACGTCATTTCAACTATCCCTCTTCGGAAGCATCACAGGGGTTGCCCCAGCTGTCCCCCGTCGGCATTGGGGGTGAGGTGTGCGTTTGAGATTGTTGCGGGTGAGATCCCCCTGCACATCGCTTCGCTTTGCGGTTCCCCTTACCGAAGGGGGATGGGTGTAGGACGAGAGAAATCCCCCAACGCCGATGGGGGACAGCCTGGAGTGCAACGACAGGCAGGGGGATCTCACCCTCAGTGCTCTACAACGCACACCCCAAAAACGCAGAAGGGGATCCTGGAGATCCCCTTCTCATGAACAGCACGATGCAGACCAGCTCAGGCCCGCGTCAGATTCGCAAATTTGGTCAGCAGGGTTTTGTTCCCCACCCCTGCAAAGTTCACCGTCACCTGCTGCTTGTCTCCAAAACCAGCCACCGCCAGCACAATGCCATTGCCAAATTTGGGGTGTTTGACTTTCTCTCCCCCTTTAAAACCATCGGAGGCAGAAGGGGTTGTGCTGGGAGCCGTGGATCTGGGCACACTGGGTGCACTGGGATGAAAAGTGGACCAGCCTCCACGCTTTTTGGCAGAAGCAGGCTGTCCGTAAAGGTCCACAGGAACAAAGCCACCTTCAATCTCCTCCAGAAAACGGCTGTCCTCGCAGGCGTTGGTTTTGCCGTACTGCATGCGGTTCTCGGCAGCGGTCAGGTACAGGCGGTCCATGGCACGGGTGATGCCCACATAGAACAGGCGGCGCTCCTCTTCCAGACCTCCGGGTTCCATCAGGCTGTTGCGGCTGGGAAGGAGT
This portion of the Deinococcus roseus genome encodes:
- a CDS encoding MarR family winged helix-turn-helix transcriptional regulator — translated: MEDLPNVTQCSTRIGRSLWKSLQVMKQNVAPMLQEQYGIEFKHFVLLGFVEEGKIYPTNLSGCMSVGPSQVSRMIEEVQKLGLLERQLDSEDSRRVKLHLTAKGEEVLQQARDLMHGIIAQALQGFPTQYLEMFTYGMEKLTDALEDIQTPGDKA
- a CDS encoding MDR family MFS transporter, with amino-acid sequence MTETPQNARPNQGPSQAGPSSEMPKLTQQQATFTLVGLMLGIFLSALDQTIVATAAPIIQKDLDIPAALFSWLTTSYLLASTVMVPVWGKLGDIYGRRRIYMTGLSIFLFGSVLCGLAQNGMELVWFRGIQGLGSAALFTTALAAIADIFPPQQRAKFGGLFGAMFGISSVIGPLLGGWLTDSFSWHWIFYVNVPLGAIAIVFILSRMPSLKRDWGNNRPKVDWAGTFWLLVAAVPLLIALSLGKNEVTEGSGGFLWSSWQILSMFALSVVGWITFYFTEKRVKDPIINMELFGIRAFAWGNVAAFVAGAAFFAAVVFLPLFMVNVVGLSATRSGLTTLPLTFGIVLGNVFSGQLVARLNRYKIILLVAMVILATAFALMAFTLDINATQFSVSWKMFLIGIGLGPTIPLFTLAIQSAVEPRYIGVATSVGTFSRQLGNTVGIAILGSIFASALSQEMTSKLDVIKKDLPAALQKQFEGFGSGGSGGEGSTNGNLDTKQLKKDLGKKLDEQKVTLVKAIRDQDKAAIQSLAANENLPEDSRKAFQEGGIQASIQKGFDGQRDLFTRAIKNEDKAAIQELLASANTPQQLKDAFKNGSIQDSIKQGFALKRASIPASNTTALAGLNAAEQQTLAQVPDQTLKQVLTGLDAAEARTLKEVPDQALKAATQSIDEAKVTAEKTIDKVGLAFKESITDSIKALYKSTILIVALAFLVTVLMPEVPMRSGNRPPAAAE